The following are encoded in a window of Clostridium thermarum genomic DNA:
- a CDS encoding type III pantothenate kinase, with protein sequence MILVVDVGNTNIVLGVYKNKSLIADWRLSTDSKRSADEYGVTVHHLFMMNNLDIKDVTGVIISSVVPNIMYSLEHMIKKYIEVDPIVVGPGVKTGINIKYDNPKEVGADRIVNAVAAHEIYKRPLIIIDFGTATTFCAVTRNGDYLGGAICPGIKISAEALFERAAKLPRIEINKPSSVICKNTVTSMQAGVIYGYIGQVDYIVSKMQKEMRDYDSEKAFVIATGGLAKLISGESKYIDEVNSYLTLEGLRIIYEKNKE encoded by the coding sequence ATGATACTTGTTGTAGATGTTGGAAATACTAATATTGTACTTGGTGTATATAAAAATAAGAGTCTGATAGCAGACTGGAGATTATCTACGGATTCAAAAAGAAGTGCTGATGAGTACGGAGTAACGGTGCATCATCTTTTTATGATGAATAATCTGGATATAAAAGATGTTACTGGAGTGATAATATCTTCTGTAGTGCCTAATATAATGTATTCATTGGAGCATATGATAAAAAAATATATTGAGGTTGATCCTATAGTAGTAGGTCCAGGGGTGAAAACAGGTATTAATATCAAATATGATAACCCTAAAGAGGTAGGTGCTGATAGGATTGTAAATGCTGTGGCAGCACATGAGATATACAAGCGGCCCCTAATAATTATAGATTTTGGCACAGCTACAACCTTCTGCGCAGTAACTAGAAACGGTGATTACCTTGGAGGGGCTATTTGTCCGGGAATAAAAATATCTGCAGAGGCCTTGTTTGAAAGAGCAGCCAAGCTTCCCAGAATAGAGATAAATAAACCTTCTTCCGTTATATGTAAAAATACAGTTACAAGCATGCAGGCTGGTGTAATTTATGGATATATAGGTCAAGTAGACTATATAGTTTCTAAGATGCAAAAGGAAATGAGAGATTATGATAGCGAAAAAGCATTTGTGATTGCTACCGGCGGTCTTGCAAAGCTTATATCAGGTGAGTCGAAATATATAGATGAAGTGAATTCATATCTGACATTAGAAGGTTTGAGAATAATATATGAAAAGAACAAAGAGTAG
- a CDS encoding biotin/lipoyl-containing protein, giving the protein MKKYYVTVNGKKYAVEVEEVQGDLVIPVTNTVPLYTEGPSEEKVITQQPKKEETPKEAEETKKNEPELSQTQAADGEKIECPMPGTIVRVDVSVGSTVKKGEVLMVLEAMKMENEIMAPRDCKVVSINVTKGTSVDTGDVLLVIQ; this is encoded by the coding sequence ATGAAGAAGTATTATGTCACTGTAAATGGCAAAAAGTATGCAGTTGAAGTTGAAGAAGTTCAGGGAGATTTGGTAATACCCGTAACCAATACAGTACCACTTTATACTGAGGGACCTTCGGAGGAGAAGGTTATTACACAACAACCGAAAAAGGAAGAAACTCCAAAGGAGGCAGAAGAAACAAAGAAGAATGAGCCAGAGCTATCACAGACCCAAGCGGCAGATGGAGAAAAGATTGAGTGCCCTATGCCTGGTACAATCGTCAGGGTTGATGTATCTGTAGGGAGTACAGTAAAGAAAGGTGAAGTACTAATGGTGCTGGAGGCCATGAAAATGGAAAATGAAATTATGGCACCAAGAGATTGCAAAGTTGTTAGCATAAATGTTACTAAGGGGACATCAGTAGATACCGGTGATGTATTGCTTGTTATACAGTAG
- a CDS encoding acyl-CoA carboxylase subunit beta — protein MIDFDELSNRRAISLEGGGSGKDSIQHSNGKMTARERIEYLIDKDSFVELGLLSKGNGGGVLTGYGTINGSLVYIYSQDITVNGGIMNKSNSEKILNIMNLALKMGAPLIHILDSVGGDINEGMSILSSYGAILNLQSKMSGVIPQISLVCGPCTGAAAISACLSDITIMTKVAELYINSSERIEKQSRTYTEGSKYATAEVGARSGSVQLIADNDKDGLDKIKSTLSYIPRNNRQLMSFEASAMDEVIKNDIDTLYCEGKATYKEILTYIADENSVFEIDNCMGTDLYTCFIKLRGLSLGVIATDSSRAQGLNIKDCEKAVKFIKLCNAFNISILSLVDCKGFIGSAEEEAKGLSLYAAKLVYALVEANVPKVALIIGNSLGAGHMAFASKDTAFDLAFALPYATICPADPSEMVRYLHGEEITLSDNPKLKEDELLKKFIAKEASALKAAEDGHIDDVIKPSEARITLLRSFDMLQSKRELRYPRKHGSVLI, from the coding sequence ATGATAGATTTTGATGAGTTGAGTAATAGAAGAGCTATTAGTTTAGAAGGTGGTGGATCGGGAAAAGACTCTATACAGCATAGTAATGGAAAAATGACAGCAAGAGAGAGAATAGAATACTTGATTGATAAGGATTCTTTTGTTGAGTTGGGACTTTTGTCTAAAGGCAATGGAGGAGGAGTACTAACTGGTTACGGTACAATTAATGGAAGTCTTGTCTATATATACAGTCAGGACATTACAGTTAACGGCGGAATAATGAATAAAAGTAATTCTGAAAAGATCTTGAATATAATGAATTTAGCTTTAAAAATGGGTGCTCCTCTAATACATATACTCGATTCGGTTGGTGGAGATATCAATGAGGGCATGAGCATTTTATCTTCCTACGGAGCCATTTTGAACTTGCAATCCAAAATGTCAGGTGTTATACCCCAAATATCTCTGGTATGTGGACCTTGCACTGGAGCAGCTGCCATATCTGCATGCCTTAGTGATATTACAATTATGACAAAAGTGGCAGAGCTTTATATAAATTCTTCAGAGAGAATAGAAAAACAAAGTAGAACATATACTGAAGGCAGCAAATATGCAACCGCTGAAGTTGGGGCAAGAAGCGGAAGTGTCCAATTAATTGCAGACAATGACAAAGACGGGCTGGATAAGATAAAGTCCACTCTATCTTACATTCCTCGAAATAACCGTCAATTAATGAGCTTTGAAGCATCAGCAATGGATGAGGTCATAAAAAATGATATTGACACTCTTTATTGTGAAGGAAAAGCTACATATAAAGAGATTTTGACTTATATTGCAGATGAAAATAGTGTATTTGAAATTGATAATTGTATGGGGACTGACCTATACACTTGCTTTATTAAGTTAAGAGGTTTAAGTTTAGGAGTTATTGCAACAGATAGCTCAAGAGCTCAGGGACTTAATATTAAGGATTGTGAAAAAGCTGTCAAATTTATAAAGCTGTGTAATGCCTTCAATATATCTATATTATCATTAGTTGATTGCAAGGGTTTTATTGGAAGTGCTGAAGAAGAGGCTAAGGGACTATCTCTATATGCAGCCAAGCTGGTGTATGCTCTTGTAGAAGCAAATGTTCCGAAGGTTGCATTGATAATTGGGAATTCTTTAGGTGCAGGTCACATGGCCTTTGCGAGTAAAGACACTGCCTTTGACCTAGCTTTTGCACTTCCATATGCCACTATATGCCCAGCAGACCCTTCTGAAATGGTGAGATACTTACACGGAGAGGAAATAACTTTATCGGATAATCCAAAGTTGAAGGAAGATGAGCTTCTGAAGAAATTCATTGCAAAAGAGGCTTCAGCCCTTAAAGCTGCTGAGGATGGCCATATAGATGATGTAATCAAACCCTCTGAAGCAAGAATTACCTTGCTTAGGAGCTTTGACATGCTTCAGAGTAAAAGAGAACTTAGATACCCAAGAAAGCATGGAAGTGTTCTCATATAA
- a CDS encoding formate--tetrahydrofolate ligase, with protein MKSDIEIAQSATMEKIAVIAEKIGLTEEDIDLYGKYKCKISLDVLDRHKEKKDGKLILVTAINPTPAGEGKSTVTVGLGQALCKMKKNAIIALREPSLGPVFGVKGGAAGGGYAQVVPMEDINLHFTGDFHAITSANNLLCAAIDNHIHQGNSLNIDLRRIVFKRVIDMNDRALREIVVGLGGKINGFPREEGFMITVASEIMAILCLAKNLMDLKERFGNIIVAYNINGEPVYCRDLNVHGAMALLMKDAIKPNLVQTLENTPAIIHGGPFANIAHGCNSILATKIALKLGDFVVTEAGFGADLGAEKFMNIKCRFGQLAPSCVVIVATIRALKHHGGVKKDMLSKPDVEALARGIENLHKQIENVKKFGVPAVVAINRFVTDSNEEIQFIKQFCDSIEVPVALTEVWEKGGEGGLELAKAVLETIKHKSGDFKLLYDEKLPIREKMRIIAREIYGAKDVSFDKNAEKQIAEIEKLGLDKRPICVAKTQYSLSDDPQLLGRPEGFTINVKEVRVSNGAGFIVVLTGDIMTMPGLPKVPAAERMDIQQDGSITGLF; from the coding sequence ATGAAAAGTGATATTGAAATAGCTCAGAGTGCAACCATGGAAAAAATAGCTGTTATAGCAGAGAAAATAGGATTAACTGAAGAAGATATTGATTTATACGGAAAGTATAAATGTAAAATTTCTTTGGACGTATTGGATAGACATAAAGAAAAAAAAGATGGAAAGCTTATCCTTGTAACTGCCATAAATCCAACTCCTGCCGGAGAGGGAAAATCAACGGTAACAGTTGGATTGGGTCAAGCCTTATGCAAAATGAAGAAAAATGCCATAATAGCCTTGAGAGAACCGTCTCTCGGTCCGGTGTTTGGAGTTAAAGGCGGAGCTGCCGGCGGGGGATATGCCCAGGTAGTTCCAATGGAAGATATAAACCTTCACTTTACCGGTGATTTTCATGCTATCACTTCTGCAAACAATCTTTTGTGTGCAGCTATAGACAATCATATACATCAAGGAAATAGCTTAAATATAGACTTAAGAAGAATTGTGTTTAAAAGAGTAATAGATATGAATGACAGAGCCTTAAGGGAAATAGTGGTAGGCCTTGGGGGAAAGATCAATGGCTTTCCAAGAGAAGAAGGCTTCATGATAACTGTAGCGTCTGAAATAATGGCTATTCTTTGCTTGGCCAAGAACTTAATGGACCTTAAGGAGCGTTTCGGAAATATAATTGTAGCTTATAATATCAATGGAGAACCTGTATATTGCAGAGATCTAAATGTGCATGGTGCTATGGCACTATTGATGAAGGATGCTATTAAACCTAATCTTGTACAAACTTTAGAAAATACTCCGGCTATAATACATGGAGGACCTTTTGCAAATATAGCTCATGGCTGCAACAGCATATTAGCCACAAAAATCGCACTTAAATTAGGAGATTTTGTTGTGACAGAGGCTGGCTTTGGAGCTGACTTAGGGGCCGAAAAATTTATGAATATTAAGTGTAGGTTTGGACAGCTTGCTCCAAGCTGTGTAGTAATCGTTGCTACCATCAGAGCCCTTAAGCATCATGGAGGGGTAAAGAAGGATATGCTTAGCAAACCAGATGTGGAGGCCCTAGCCAGAGGAATAGAGAATTTACACAAGCAGATTGAAAATGTAAAGAAGTTTGGAGTACCTGCAGTTGTTGCAATCAATAGATTTGTTACAGATAGTAATGAAGAAATTCAATTTATTAAGCAATTCTGTGATTCTATAGAAGTACCTGTAGCCCTTACAGAAGTATGGGAAAAGGGAGGAGAAGGTGGCTTGGAATTGGCCAAGGCTGTCCTTGAAACCATAAAACATAAAAGTGGAGATTTTAAACTTCTATATGATGAAAAATTACCTATCAGAGAAAAGATGAGGATAATTGCAAGAGAAATATATGGTGCTAAGGATGTATCATTTGATAAAAATGCGGAAAAGCAAATAGCTGAAATAGAGAAGCTTGGCTTAGACAAAAGGCCTATATGTGTGGCGAAAACGCAATATTCACTATCGGATGATCCTCAGCTATTAGGAAGGCCCGAAGGGTTCACAATTAACGTAAAAGAAGTAAGGGTATCTAACGGTGCAGGGTTTATCGTAGTCTTAACTGGGGACATAATGACTATGCCGGGCTTGCCTAAGGTTCCCGCTGCTGAGAGAATGGATATACAGCAGGATGGTTCAATTACCGGTTTATTTTAG
- the ftsH gene encoding ATP-dependent zinc metalloprotease FtsH has translation MKKFSSATLWLFVLIMVIVAAFLLVDAGRGSNTITADEFEKAYEGGKLASMQVHEDMMTVTGKFADTNKEYQAIVPYQRVLQIIDKYPASNTMKETYVKPTNVPFWIQYLPTILLIVMLVAFWFLFMQQSQGGGGSRGVMNFGKSRAKMASPDKKRVTFADVAGADEEKAELAEIVDFLKQPKKYTDMGARIPKGVLLVGPPGTGKTLLAKAVSGEAGVPFFSISGSDFVEMFVGVGASRVRDLFDQAKKHTSSIVFIDEIDAVGRQRGAGLGGGHDEREQTLNQLLVEMDGFGINEGIIIIAATNRPDILDPALLRPGRFDRQIVVGAPDVKGREEILKVHSRNKKLSDDVKLDVLAKTTSGFTGADLENLMNEAALLAVRNNKKVIGQQELEEAVTRVIAGPEKKSRVIQEYDKKITAYHEAGHAIVAKLVPNADPLHHISIVPRGMAAGYTMHLPKDDKTHVSKSYLLDQMAVLLGGRVAEKLALDDICTGAQNDIERATAIARKMVMEYGMSDEIGPMALGSDHNEVFLGRDIGRSRNFSEEVGAKIDKEIKRLIDDAYHRAEKLIGDNMNKLHAVAQALLEKEKLEAYEFEEIFNATV, from the coding sequence ATGAAGAAATTTTCCAGTGCAACACTCTGGCTTTTTGTATTGATAATGGTAATTGTTGCGGCTTTTCTTTTGGTGGATGCCGGAAGAGGATCTAATACAATAACAGCCGATGAGTTTGAAAAAGCATATGAGGGTGGAAAACTCGCTTCGATGCAGGTTCATGAAGATATGATGACAGTTACAGGAAAGTTTGCTGATACCAATAAGGAATATCAAGCAATAGTCCCTTATCAGAGGGTGCTTCAAATAATTGATAAATATCCAGCAAGTAACACTATGAAGGAGACTTATGTAAAGCCCACTAATGTTCCGTTTTGGATACAATACCTACCAACCATTTTACTGATTGTAATGCTGGTGGCCTTTTGGTTCTTATTTATGCAGCAGTCACAAGGCGGCGGTGGTAGCAGAGGGGTAATGAATTTTGGTAAGAGCAGGGCTAAGATGGCTTCACCAGATAAGAAAAGGGTAACTTTTGCAGATGTTGCCGGAGCCGATGAGGAAAAGGCTGAGCTTGCCGAAATTGTAGACTTTTTAAAGCAACCTAAGAAATACACTGACATGGGAGCCAGAATACCTAAGGGAGTCTTATTGGTAGGACCTCCAGGAACAGGAAAAACCTTGCTTGCAAAGGCTGTTTCAGGTGAAGCAGGCGTACCGTTCTTCAGCATCTCAGGTTCTGACTTTGTTGAAATGTTTGTAGGTGTGGGTGCTTCCAGGGTAAGAGATTTATTTGATCAGGCGAAGAAACATACATCAAGTATAGTTTTCATAGATGAAATTGATGCTGTGGGAAGACAAAGAGGCGCAGGCCTTGGCGGTGGTCATGATGAAAGAGAACAAACATTAAATCAGTTGTTAGTTGAAATGGATGGCTTTGGAATAAATGAAGGTATAATAATCATAGCAGCAACTAACAGACCGGATATATTAGACCCTGCCCTATTAAGACCAGGTAGATTTGATAGACAGATAGTGGTTGGAGCTCCTGATGTTAAAGGTAGAGAAGAAATTCTTAAGGTTCATTCCAGAAATAAAAAGTTATCAGATGACGTAAAACTGGATGTACTGGCTAAGACTACTTCAGGCTTTACCGGTGCAGATTTGGAGAACTTAATGAATGAAGCTGCCCTCTTAGCAGTAAGAAACAATAAGAAGGTTATTGGACAGCAAGAATTAGAGGAAGCAGTAACAAGAGTAATTGCTGGTCCGGAGAAGAAGAGCAGAGTAATACAAGAGTACGATAAGAAGATAACAGCTTATCATGAAGCAGGCCATGCAATAGTGGCTAAGCTTGTACCAAATGCAGATCCTCTGCATCACATAAGTATAGTACCTAGAGGAATGGCAGCAGGTTATACAATGCACCTTCCTAAGGATGATAAAACTCATGTGTCAAAATCTTATCTTTTAGATCAAATGGCTGTTTTGCTAGGCGGCAGAGTGGCAGAAAAACTTGCCCTAGATGATATATGTACCGGTGCTCAAAATGATATTGAAAGGGCCACAGCCATAGCAAGAAAGATGGTTATGGAGTACGGTATGAGTGATGAGATAGGTCCTATGGCTCTAGGTTCAGACCACAACGAGGTCTTTTTGGGAAGAGATATCGGTAGAAGCAGGAACTTCAGCGAAGAAGTTGGTGCTAAGATAGATAAAGAGATAAAGAGACTTATAGATGATGCTTATCATAGAGCTGAAAAGTTAATAGGTGACAATATGAATAAGCTTCATGCAGTGGCTCAAGCATTACTTGAAAAGGAAAAGCTTGAAGCATACGAATTTGAAGAAATATTTAATGCTACAGTATAA
- the hpt gene encoding hypoxanthine phosphoribosyltransferase: MIKHLKEILLDENKIKEKVKELGKIITQDYEGKELVLVGVLKGSVMFMSDLMKNIEIPCCMDFMAVSSYGAATESSGIVRILKDLDYPIEGKDILIVEDIIDSGITLKYLLEYLKARKPSSIEVACLLNKPERRRVEIEVKYQGFEVPDHFLVGYGLDYAERYRNLPFIGILKEEVYK, encoded by the coding sequence ATGATAAAGCACTTAAAAGAAATTCTATTGGATGAGAACAAAATTAAGGAGAAAGTAAAAGAACTGGGAAAAATAATTACTCAGGATTATGAGGGCAAAGAACTGGTGCTGGTTGGAGTATTAAAGGGCTCTGTAATGTTTATGTCCGATTTGATGAAGAACATTGAGATTCCATGTTGTATGGACTTTATGGCGGTTTCAAGTTATGGAGCGGCAACGGAAAGCTCTGGCATCGTTAGGATATTAAAGGATTTAGATTATCCTATAGAAGGAAAGGATATACTCATAGTAGAGGACATAATAGATTCAGGGATAACATTAAAGTACTTATTGGAATACCTGAAGGCAAGGAAACCATCATCCATAGAAGTTGCTTGCTTATTGAATAAACCTGAGAGAAGAAGGGTAGAAATAGAAGTGAAATATCAAGGCTTTGAAGTACCGGATCACTTCTTGGTTGGCTATGGATTGGATTATGCGGAAAGGTATAGAAACTTACCTTTTATCGGCATACTGAAGGAAGAGGTTTATAAATAA
- the tilS gene encoding tRNA lysidine(34) synthetase TilS — protein MSILLQKVIDFINKYSMLNKGDRVIVALSGGPDSVCLMHMLNEVKEIYDIEIYGAHVNHCLRGEEADEDEAYAERFCRSLGVEFYSKKVDINEMAKRQNISSETAGREARYRFFNELKERLGANKIALAHNLNDQAETVLMRIMRGAGIEGLQGIKPVRDGIFIRPILVLKREEIESYCAFNQLNPRTDKTNFENIYNRNKVRLELIPYIEKNFNKDILNTLNRLANIVSKDNEYIDEVAGKKYKTYCSLENNTVTLNKRLAEEHEAIISRVIRKALYEINGSLVNIEMIHIGDIIDLFTIGTGKKVTLPSGVQAENVYGDIRIYKVNETIQDKTFDGCIVLLAKNDISREILFSRYIEEMDVTVGIRLVKKDEIIKFGEDPYKKYFDYDKIINSISIRYRLQGDRFSPYGMKGSKKIKDLFMDLKIPKDERDNIPLLCFDEEIVWVVGYNVSNNYIVTKNTKNILEIKIRKGETK, from the coding sequence GTGTCCATTTTGCTGCAAAAAGTTATAGATTTTATAAATAAATATTCCATGCTAAATAAAGGGGATAGGGTAATTGTAGCTCTTTCAGGAGGACCGGACTCTGTGTGCCTTATGCATATGTTGAATGAAGTAAAAGAAATATATGATATTGAAATATACGGTGCCCATGTAAACCACTGCTTAAGAGGAGAAGAGGCAGATGAAGATGAAGCTTATGCTGAAAGATTTTGCAGAAGTCTTGGGGTGGAATTTTATTCTAAAAAAGTTGATATTAATGAAATGGCCAAAAGGCAAAATATATCCAGTGAAACTGCAGGTAGAGAAGCTAGGTACAGGTTTTTTAATGAATTAAAGGAACGCTTGGGTGCCAATAAAATTGCTCTGGCCCATAATTTAAATGATCAGGCGGAGACAGTGCTTATGCGTATAATGAGAGGAGCAGGCATAGAAGGTCTCCAAGGTATAAAACCGGTTAGAGACGGCATTTTCATAAGACCTATACTGGTGCTGAAAAGAGAAGAAATTGAAAGCTACTGTGCATTTAATCAGCTCAATCCAAGAACAGATAAAACAAATTTTGAGAATATATATAATAGGAATAAGGTTAGGCTTGAGTTAATACCATATATTGAAAAAAACTTTAATAAAGATATTTTAAATACCTTAAATAGGTTGGCGAACATAGTTAGCAAGGACAATGAATATATTGATGAGGTTGCAGGGAAAAAATATAAGACCTACTGTTCCTTGGAAAATAATACAGTGACCCTTAACAAAAGATTGGCAGAGGAGCATGAGGCAATTATATCAAGAGTAATAAGAAAGGCGTTATACGAGATAAATGGAAGCTTAGTAAATATTGAGATGATCCACATAGGTGACATTATTGACCTATTCACAATAGGTACAGGAAAGAAGGTTACTTTACCATCCGGCGTACAAGCGGAGAATGTATATGGAGATATAAGGATATATAAGGTAAATGAAACTATACAGGATAAAACCTTTGACGGATGTATTGTTTTATTAGCGAAAAATGATATTTCCAGGGAAATATTGTTTTCAAGATACATAGAAGAAATGGATGTAACAGTGGGCATAAGACTGGTTAAAAAAGATGAAATTATTAAATTTGGCGAGGATCCATATAAAAAGTACTTTGATTATGATAAAATTATAAACAGTATATCTATAAGATATAGACTTCAAGGGGACAGATTTAGTCCTTATGGAATGAAGGGGAGCAAAAAGATCAAGGATTTGTTTATGGATTTAAAGATTCCCAAGGATGAAAGAGATAACATCCCCCTGCTCTGCTTTGACGAAGAAATTGTTTGGGTTGTGGGATATAATGTCAGCAATAATTACATTGTGACAAAAAATACAAAAAACATTTTAGAAATAAAAATTAGGAAAGGAGAAACTAAATGA